The Mesorhizobium sp. B2-8-5 genome segment GTTTCGCCAGATTGCCACCGGCGCGCATCCTTCGGTGCTGCACCTCACTCGTCCGGCCAACGACAAGACCAAGAGCTTCAAGACGGTGCTGACCGTCGACGAGATCCGCAAGGTCAGCCGCTTCCTGTCGATGACCTCGCATGACGGCAGCTACCGCGTCGTCATCGTCGATCCGGCCGACGACATGAACATCAATGCCGCCAATGCCTTGCTCAAGAATCTCGAAGAGCCGCCGGCACGCACCCTGTTCATTCTGGTGGTGCACGCACCGGGCAGCCTGTTGCCGACGATCCGCTCGCGCTGCCAGATGGTGCGGCTGGCGCCTTTGGCCGCCGACGAGCTGATGGCGGTGCTGGAAAATGTCGAGCCGCCGCCGCCGGAGGATCCGGGCGCGCGCGCAGCGCTGGCCGAGCGGGCAGGGGGCAGCGCCCGCAACGCGATCCTGCTCACCCAATATGGCGGGCTGGAAATCGCCGGCGCGCTCGACGCACTGGTGGCGGCCAGGAAGCCCGACATTGCCGGCGCCCACCGCCTTGCCGAGGCCGTCGCGGGACGCGATCAGGCGATCCAGTTCGACATCTTCAACCGCCGCGCGCTCGACCTGCTTTCGGCCGCTGCCAGCGAAGCGGCGCTGGCCGGCGACCTCGACAGGGCCAAATCGCTGTCCGAGGCTTGGCACGAAGCGCTGAACACGATATCTGAGGCCGAGACCTACAACCTCGACAAGAAGCAGCACGCCCTGGCCATGATCGACCGCCTGAATTCTGCGATGCGAATGTGAATGCGCCTTGTCCTCGGGATGGCAATCGCCGTCTCGATGAGATATCCACCGCCACACTTCCCATTCAGACATTCATGGCGATTTCATCCATGGCACGCGAAAAATTCTATCTGACCACCCCGATCTTTTATCCGAATGGCAAGCCGCATATCGGCCATGCCTATACGGTCATTGCCAGCGACGCACTGGCCCGCTTCCAGCGGCTGGACGGCAAGGACGTGTTCTTTCTCACGGGCACTGACGAGCATGGTCTCAAGATGCAGCAGACGGCCGAGAAGGAAGGCATCACGCCCTTGGAGCTTGCCGACCGCAATTCAGCAATCTTCCGCTCGATGACCGAGACCCTCAGCGCCTCAAACGACGAATTCATCCGCACGACCGAACCACGCCATTACGCATCCTGCCAGGCGATCTGGAAGGCGATGGCCGCGAATGGCGACATCTATCTGGACCGCTACAGCGGCTGGTATTCGGTGCGGCAGGAGGCCTATTTCGACGAGAGCGAAACCACGCTCGGCGAGGATGGCGTGCGCCGCGAACCGCTTGGGTCGCCAGTCGAATGGAACGAGGAGGAAAGCTATTTCTTCCGGCTGTCCGCCTATCAGGACAAGTTGCTGGCGCTGTATGAAACCCAGCCGGATTTCGTCGGTCCGGCGGAGCGCCGCAACGAGGTGATGAGCTTCGTCAAGTCCGGCCTGAAGGATCTGTCGATCTCACGAACCACCTTCAAGTGGGGCGTTCCGGTGCCCGGCGACGACAAGCATGTGATGTATGTGTGGGTCGATGCTTTGACCAACTACATCACCGCCGCCGGCTATCCCGATACCAAGTCCCAGAAATGGAGCTTTTGGCCGGCCACGCATATCATCGGCAAGGATATCGTGCGCTTCCATGCCGTTTACTGGCCGGCTTTCCTGATGTCGGCGGGGATCGAGCTGCCGAAACGGGTCTTTGCCCACGGTTTCCTGTTCAACCGCGGCGAGAAGATGTCGAAGTCGGTCGGCAATGTCGTCGACCCGTTCGCCATGGTCGAACATTACGGACTCGACCGCGTGCGCTACTTCTTCCTGCGCGAGGTGCCGTTCGGCCAGGACGGCAGTTACAGCCATGAAGCGATCGTCAACCGCACCAATGCCGATCTCGCCAACGGCCTCGGCAATCTGGCGCAGCGGTCGCTGTCGATGATCGCCAAGAACTGTGGCGGCAAGGTGCCGGCGCGCGGCGACCTTACCGAGGCCGACACGGCGATCCTCGACCAGGCGATCGAAGCGTTGGCGGTTTCGCGTCGGGCGATGGCGGAGCAGGGCATCCACCTGGCGCTGGCGGCGATCTTCGGCGTTGTTGCCGAAGCCGATCGCTATTTCGCTTCGCAGGAGCCCTGGGCGCTCAAGAAGACAGACCCGGAGCGCATGGAAACCGTCTTGTGGGCAACGGCCGAACTGGTGCGGCGTGTGGCACTGCTTTGCCAGCCCTTCGTTCCCGGATCGGCCGCGAAACTGCTCGACCTGTTGGCCGTGCCCGCGGACAAACGCGCTTTCGAGCATGTCCACGCCGACCACGCGCTGGTGCCCAGCGCGGCATTGCCGGCGCCGGAGGGCGTGTTTCCGCGCTATGTCGAGCAGGACGGCAACAACTGATGCTGGTCGACAGCCATTGCCATCTCGACTTTCCGGACTTCGCCGAGGAGCGGGCGGCTATCGTCGCCCGCGCCCTCGCCGCTGGCATCGGTCGCATGGTGACGATCTCGACGCGCGTGAGGCGCTTTCAGCAAATCCTTGAAATCGCTGAAACTTTCAATGAGGTCTATTGCTCGGTCGGCACTCATCCGCACAATGCCGCGGAAGAGCTGGACGTCACCGCCGACGAGCTGGTGCGGCTTTCCGACCGTCCCAAAGTGGTGGCGATCGGCGAAGCCGGGCTCGATTACTATTATGACAAGGCGCCGCGCGATGCGCAGGCGCAAGGCTTTCGCACCCATATCGCGGCCGCGCGCCGGACCGGCCTGCCGCTGGTCATCCATTCGCGCGATGCCGACGACGACATGGCGGCGATCCTCGAGGACGAAACAGGGAAGGGCGCTTTCCCCTTCATTCTGCACTGTTTTTCGTCCGGACGCAGGCTGGCCGAAGTCGGCGTGGCGCTGGGCGGCTATGTCTCCTTTTCCGGCATCCTGACCTTCAAGAATTCCACCGAATTGCGCGCCATCGCCGCCGACGTCCCGCGCGACCGGCTGCTGGTCGAAACAGACGCACCCTACCTTGCGCCGGTCCCGCATCGCGGA includes the following:
- a CDS encoding DNA polymerase III subunit delta'; amino-acid sequence: MIFERIAPEQHDTLDGVPEPAETPRLIGHATAAGMLAGAYRAGKLPHALIFAGPQGIGKATLAFHMAHHLLRYPDFKTAPGALAVPDPASSLFRQIATGAHPSVLHLTRPANDKTKSFKTVLTVDEIRKVSRFLSMTSHDGSYRVVIVDPADDMNINAANALLKNLEEPPARTLFILVVHAPGSLLPTIRSRCQMVRLAPLAADELMAVLENVEPPPPEDPGARAALAERAGGSARNAILLTQYGGLEIAGALDALVAARKPDIAGAHRLAEAVAGRDQAIQFDIFNRRALDLLSAAASEAALAGDLDRAKSLSEAWHEALNTISEAETYNLDKKQHALAMIDRLNSAMRM
- the metG gene encoding methionine--tRNA ligase; the encoded protein is MAREKFYLTTPIFYPNGKPHIGHAYTVIASDALARFQRLDGKDVFFLTGTDEHGLKMQQTAEKEGITPLELADRNSAIFRSMTETLSASNDEFIRTTEPRHYASCQAIWKAMAANGDIYLDRYSGWYSVRQEAYFDESETTLGEDGVRREPLGSPVEWNEEESYFFRLSAYQDKLLALYETQPDFVGPAERRNEVMSFVKSGLKDLSISRTTFKWGVPVPGDDKHVMYVWVDALTNYITAAGYPDTKSQKWSFWPATHIIGKDIVRFHAVYWPAFLMSAGIELPKRVFAHGFLFNRGEKMSKSVGNVVDPFAMVEHYGLDRVRYFFLREVPFGQDGSYSHEAIVNRTNADLANGLGNLAQRSLSMIAKNCGGKVPARGDLTEADTAILDQAIEALAVSRRAMAEQGIHLALAAIFGVVAEADRYFASQEPWALKKTDPERMETVLWATAELVRRVALLCQPFVPGSAAKLLDLLAVPADKRAFEHVHADHALVPSAALPAPEGVFPRYVEQDGNN
- a CDS encoding TatD family hydrolase, yielding MLVDSHCHLDFPDFAEERAAIVARALAAGIGRMVTISTRVRRFQQILEIAETFNEVYCSVGTHPHNAAEELDVTADELVRLSDRPKVVAIGEAGLDYYYDKAPRDAQAQGFRTHIAAARRTGLPLVIHSRDADDDMAAILEDETGKGAFPFILHCFSSGRRLAEVGVALGGYVSFSGILTFKNSTELRAIAADVPRDRLLVETDAPYLAPVPHRGKRNEPAYVANTAKVLAETIGVSEAEIADITTGNFFGLFTKMPRPETAAG